The DNA region CTCGGTATCCAATGTGGACAAACGGTCGGCGGGGCGGAGCTGGGTTCGTGCCGGTTCCCACTGTCCGGAAAGGACCTGTTTGGACAGGGGAGGCCGGTCGTAGGGGAGATGCGGTTCGGCGCCCAACACCGTGATGCGGTCCGCGTAACCCTTGCGGCGCAAGGCCTCCACCGTGGCGAGGCCGCCGGCGGAGGCGCCGACCACGAGCAGGGTCACTCGCTCACCGTGATGGCGGCGCCGGGGCAGACGTCGGCGGCTTCGCGGACGATGTCGTGCGAGTCCTGGCCGGGCGACTCCTGGAGCAGAAGCACGATGCCGTCTTCCTCGCGCTGGTCGAAGACGTCGGGGGCGAGCAGCACGCAGGTTCCGGCGCCGCAGCATTTGTCCTGGTCGACGGTGATCTTCATGGTCCTTTTCCTTCGTCCGGGCCGGGAGTGACCGGTGCCAGCCAGATCCCGGCGAGTGCGTCGATGAGCCCGGTCGCGGCGTCCTGCCAGGTGGACCGGGGGGTGGGGGTGCCCTCGGCGAGGGCGCGTTCGCGTTCGGCGACCATGTGGACCAGCAGCTGGCGGGCCATGTCGCCGCGTTCGGCGCGGACGTCGGCGGGCAGATCGGGCAGGCAGCGATGGAGCCCTTCGACGATCCGCACCAGTGACGGCGAGGTCAGGGATTCCTCGACCATGATCGGGCGGAGCGCGGGGTCGGTCATCACCTGCGCGCCGAACCGCGCGAACCAGGTCGGGCTGCCGAGCGTGGCCAGATGCTCGGCCACCGGGGCGACCAGGCAGCCGATCCAGGCCCGCAGGTCCGTGCTGTCACCGACATCGGCGAGCATCCGGCGGCGGATCTCTTCGATCGGCCCCGCATGACGGCGGGCGATCGCGCGCACCAGATCGGCCTTGGTGCCGAAGTGGTAGCCGACCGCGGTGTTGTTGCCCTGTCCCGCCGCTTCGCTGACCTGGCGGTTGGACACGGCGAAGACGCCGTGTTCGGCGAACAGCCGCTCCGCCGCGGTCAGGATCAGTTCCCGCGTCGCTTGCGCCCGTTCGGCGCGGGCGCCGGTGATCTCACTCGTCATGGGCATCACCATCGCACGGGCAGTTCCCGCAGTCCGCCGACGGCGAGCCCTTCGACCTTGCGCAGCTCCGCCGCGGTGACGGCGAGCTCCAGGGCGGGCAGTTTGTCCAGCAGGACACCGAGGACGACCTGGAGTTCGGTCCGGGCGAGCGGCTGCCCCAGGCACGCGTGCGCGCCGGCGCCGAACGCCAGATGCGGGTTCGGGCTCCGGTCGAGCGTCATGTCGGCGGCGGCTTCGAACGCGCTCTCGTCGCGGTTCGCCGCGGCCATGCTGCACATCGCGGTGGTGCCCGCCGGCAGGGTCGTGCCGCCGACCTCGAAATCCTCCGTGAGGTAGCGCGACATGCCGATCCCCGCGTTGGCGTCCATGCGCAGGGACTCCTCGACGGCGGTGCGGATCAGCGACCTGTCCGCGAGCAGCGCTTCCCAGCGGCTCCGGTCCTCCAGCAGCATCGCGACCATCTTCGCGATCATGTTCGCGGTGGTCTCGTGCCCGGCGATGAGCAGCCCGATGCCGGTCGCGACGAGCAGCGCGTCGGACCAGCGCTCACCGTCGACATCGGTGTCGGTGATGAGCGCGCTGAGGATGTCTTCGCCGGGCTCGGCCCGCTTCGCCGCGATGTGCTCGCCCATGTACCGGCCGAATTCCGCCTGTGCGACGTCGAATTCGGCCTGGGTGTAACGGGTCATGCTGAGCATGACGTCGGACCAGTGGGCGAAGCGTTCCCGGTCGCTGTCCGGGACGCCGAGCATGTCGCAGATGACCCACACCGGGAGCGGGAAGGCCAAGCTCGCCTTGAGGTCCGCGGGCTCGCCCTTCGCGACCATTTCGTCGATCAGCTGGACGGCCATCGCCTCCATCCGCGGCCGCAGCGCGTTCATCCGCTTGGCGGTGAACCACTTCCCGAGCATCCGGCGCCACTTCAGGTGCGCCTCGCCGTGCTGCGGGATCACGCCCGCCATCTCGCTGTTGAAGACCCCGCCCGATTCGGTGTCCGCGACCCGCGCCGCGTTGTCGGCGGGGGTCGGCCTGGTGAACCGGGGGTCGGAAAGGACGCTTTTGACGTCCGCGTAGCGGGTGATCAGCGTCGCCTCGTCGCCGCTCGCGAGGGTGACCTTGGCGACCGGGCATTTCGCGCGGAACTCGGCCCATTCGGCGGGCGGCGCCAGGGCGGCCTCGGTCGGGAACGGGAAGCTCGGCGGACGCTCCGTCATCGAAAGCTCCTTCAGCGTGGCGGGGTTCGGTGATGCACACAGTGCCCGGGTTGTTGGCATAAGTCAATCAACTGACTTAAGTTGGTGTTCTTCGCCCGATCCCCCTCGGAGGCCTTGAATGACTCAGCCCGTGCCACGTCCTCAGCCGATCGTGGTGGTGTTAGCGCTGGGCGGGATCGTGGTCTCGCTGATGCAGACCCTGGTCATCCCCCTGATCCCGAAGCTGCCGGAACTCCTGGACGCGTCGCCCGCCGACGCGGTCTGGGTGATCACGGCGACGCTGCTGGCGAGCGCCGTCGCGACGCCGGTCGTCGGCAGGCTCGGCGACATGTACGGGAAGCGGCGGATGCTGCTGCTCAGCCTCGGCATGCTGATCGCCGGCTCGATCGTCGCCGGGCTCAGCGACACGCTGGCGCCGATGGTCGCCGGCCGGGTCCTGCAGGGTTTCGCGGCCGGGGTGATCCCGCTCGGGATCAGCATCA from Amycolatopsis sp. EV170708-02-1 includes:
- a CDS encoding TetR/AcrR family transcriptional regulator, producing MTSEITGARAERAQATRELILTAAERLFAEHGVFAVSNRQVSEAAGQGNNTAVGYHFGTKADLVRAIARRHAGPIEEIRRRMLADVGDSTDLRAWIGCLVAPVAEHLATLGSPTWFARFGAQVMTDPALRPIMVEESLTSPSLVRIVEGLHRCLPDLPADVRAERGDMARQLLVHMVAERERALAEGTPTPRSTWQDAATGLIDALAGIWLAPVTPGPDEGKGP
- a CDS encoding cytochrome P450, whose protein sequence is MTERPPSFPFPTEAALAPPAEWAEFRAKCPVAKVTLASGDEATLITRYADVKSVLSDPRFTRPTPADNAARVADTESGGVFNSEMAGVIPQHGEAHLKWRRMLGKWFTAKRMNALRPRMEAMAVQLIDEMVAKGEPADLKASLAFPLPVWVICDMLGVPDSDRERFAHWSDVMLSMTRYTQAEFDVAQAEFGRYMGEHIAAKRAEPGEDILSALITDTDVDGERWSDALLVATGIGLLIAGHETTANMIAKMVAMLLEDRSRWEALLADRSLIRTAVEESLRMDANAGIGMSRYLTEDFEVGGTTLPAGTTAMCSMAAANRDESAFEAAADMTLDRSPNPHLAFGAGAHACLGQPLARTELQVVLGVLLDKLPALELAVTAAELRKVEGLAVGGLRELPVRW
- a CDS encoding ferredoxin is translated as MKITVDQDKCCGAGTCVLLAPDVFDQREEDGIVLLLQESPGQDSHDIVREAADVCPGAAITVSE